A segment of the Spodoptera frugiperda isolate SF20-4 chromosome 29, AGI-APGP_CSIRO_Sfru_2.0, whole genome shotgun sequence genome:
TTTTCAAActgttgttttatgtttaagaaAAGAATCCAATTACAATCAGACATCAGTTATGATGATTGTACtcttttattgggacaagccacCACAATGCCTCCCAaaaccgctacaactcctgtaagccaggatctacagtagatatggccatgaaaacaccggaacactgaagtgtGGTGCGTCCTAGGGACATGAATATGAATAATTGTgttggatcccgcaacaaaataaatcagaagatattattggaggagaagaaaaagaatgaTTGCACTTACTAGAACAGCAGACTATGCCCTCTTCCTGAGCAATTTTCCTGTTGTTCTCATCATCAGTGAGTAACACAATCTTAGGGAACTGTCCCACAACACTGTTGATACTCAAATGTGTCTCGTACCAAGCTGCTGCCTTACGAATAGCTCTGTCATTACGGTCATTTTGTTTTTCACCTGGATTCCTCTCTATATAGGTGTCCCTGGAACATTTATTACATGTTTAAGTTACTATAACAATACAGTGTCATTTTTTTGATTACATTATTTGTTGGAGCAAAATAGTGTAATTTTTCCAATAAAGTCACTTTTCATAAGAGATACTTAGCGCGTGTTTCACCATCTTCATATAAGAGCCTTATacacttatgtgacagataattaatacaaaatatactcttaattcaaagttatctgatacattgCGACTATCAAggcattgtgaaacaagtctttaatatattttgtgtagCTTAAACTTCTTACTTCTTCTTACCTGTGtggaagtaaaaaaaaacagtaataaaatcttaaaaaaatatatcttacttATGATGTTCATTAACGAaggaataaaattttcttttcttgttcGCTATAATCTCCAACAGTCTCTGATATATCGCAGTGTTTTGGTGTTTGACTTCTTCCAACACAGTTTGCAGTATAATTACGTTTGACAAGGCGTCTTCTTCCAGCACATCGATCTGGTGGAGCACTACATTCGTGTCGAGGATCAGGTAGTGAGGATACGAGTACAGCGAGCATATTGACTCCGGTTTACCATCCAACACAAACTCGTCATCTTTATGAGGACACGTGTTACACGCAGCAGATCCACACAGCAAATCATCTCGTAAATAATGTTCTCTCACAATCTGTAACACATTCACACAGTTAGTGccaagaaaacaataataagaaCATTAAATTGGAAAACATAACCTTACTTTTATTATGTTGCCGCGCTTTGTTTTGGTTAGAAAAGTCTTGGTGGTCCACatcttgaataaataattataacgctgttataattatttaagaagATTTAATCACTTATCTAGGATAATTTATTGCTCAGTTTTGTTCCGTGCACAACTTTCATTGCTTGCTATAAACATAAGGTGACACATGTATACAAAACGGTATAACTGATAATGACACTGACACTTGACAGACACATGACACTCGCTCCGATTACAAAGTGACAGTGGGAGTGAGATTGGAGTGGAATGGCCAGAATGGAGTATGTGTATGCGATAGCGTGAGCTGTGTgacagaatataaaaaaatatataattcggCTATAGAAAACCTAGTAAAATTTAAACCTGGTATCAGTGTGAGGAGCTATATATAaacttgtaaaattaaaaaaatattatcatgttCAAATCTTCAAAACAAAAAGCAAGAAACAATCCACGACACGTCTATGAGCCTTCTTTTTATAAGAGCACTTGTCGTAGCACCACTCAACAGGCgtcaagtaaataattattataaatgtgattagATATTTTCCTAACTACAAATTACCAAAGATGAATCTGAAGAATCAACCTACATCACGTTGCTAACTTTTACAGTAGATTtaccacataaataaatactcaatgtTAGCCATGTCGGTAATACCAAATAGAATTATTGCAACGGAAATGCACCTTATGCATCTATGACGCGATtggcgggaaaagtcataaaATGTCAAAGTGAAAATGACGGCCGGATGACACCTTTTGGTCGGTAAACTCGGAAAGTGaatgtgtttaattaataataatatttgtttgattttatatagTCATACAAAACTCTTCAATTCAGTGAATACCGCTATCTACATTCTACAATAGATTGGTACTGTTATGTTGTGATAATGGCCAAACATGAAAtgggttatattttattaattatttgccCAAACAAAAGATATGGTACGTACAAAtacgaaatattaataaataaaacgaatactTACCAATACACCATATAAAGTACCTATTCGTAGTTTTGTTATGAATGAATTGCCGGTTAGTCACATTTATTATGCATTTATGCTAAATAATTGCTTAAAATTAGCTGTGAATGATTCACTTTGATAAGGAAGCGTTAAATCTTGTGTTTAATGTAGCTACTGGGTATCAGTCTGTAGGCTATACATGTAGGCAAAGTAGTGgcattatcaaataaaaaaattggataATTGCGTCTCTCGACGCGACGCGTAGCCGCAGATAAATATATCAGTCGCGTTCTGAGCGGCGGACGGTCGCCGTCTGCGTGCGTACACATGTAGCGGTCGAGCTGCGTTCcttcgatattttaaaatagaactaCGTACATGTAGTGTTCAAATAACCGCGCAATAATTCAGAAGAAAAATACACAATCCAGTGacagtattaaaaacaataaatgaaaAGTTATCTTGTTTAATAAGGTGTGAAATTCAGAAAAATGCCTAAAGACAAAAGTTTTAGATCTCCCCAAAAACTATGGGAATCTGTGTCTTCTAAATCTGTTCACATAGTTGAAGGATTATTTTTCAAACTTGGAGTGGCTGTGGCAAGACATCCATGGAAGACAGTCCTTTTCACATTCAGTTTTGTGCTCCTGAGCTGTATTGGTCTACTAAGATTTCACATAGAAAAGAATCCTATGAATTTATGGGTACCACCAGAGTCAGATTTTTATTATGACACAAACTGGTATATAGACACATTTGGTACTGGGTTTAGACttcaaaaagtaattataacagCGGATAATGTCCTTGAACCTGAAGTTTTATCTGCAATCAACAATAtcacaaagaaaattaattcaatacaagtaaaatataaaaatgaagaaTATTCATTGAAAGAATTGTGTTATAAAGTCCCTATTGTGAATTTTTATAATGCTGGTCGAGTGAAAAGGTCCTTGGAAATGTTACCTGAAAATAGTGCTCATTCAAATACAAGTGCTAGTGGTGTCAGTGATTTTTCAGACCCAACTCTTTGGGTTAATGATgagttttattgtgatttcttaGAAAGTTTTCAATTTACATGTTATCGACTCAATATTTTGGATTTATGGAAAAATAATCAAGAAGAAATAAATCAAGCCACTAAACATGATATTGTAGAAAAGATAAATAAGATCAAAGTGAACCCCACTAGTGGTCACCCTTATGACTATACAAAACTTTTTGGTGCTATGAAATATGATGAACATGGTGATATTATTTCTGCTGGGTCTATTATGTTGACCtggtttactcaagtaaatatGACTAATATTGATGTTAATGAGGTGGGTAATTTAGTTGGTACTGAAGACTGGGTGTCCATTCCCCTAGCTATGTGGGAAAGTGAATTTTTAGATTTAATGGAGTCAATTTCTCATAATTTTTCTGATATTAATATATACTATGAGGCTGGGAGGAGTTTTGCTGATATTAGTGGCAAAGCCATGTTTGATGAATTAGATAAACTCTTTTTAGGAATactattaatgtttttgtatatCCAGTTTGCATTGTCACGTTATAACTGGTTAGAAATTAAGCTGACATTGGGTAGTGTAGGCCTTTTGTGTGTAGGCTTAGCTTACATAACTGCTGTGAGTTGGTGTTCTGTTCTTGGTATATCATTTGGTCCAATTCATTCATCTCTACCATTTCTTCTCATGGGTCTTGGAATTGACGATATGTTTGTAATGAATGCTTGTTGGAATAATTTGCCTGATTCAGCAGCTAAAAAAACTTTACCTGTAAAAGTAGGCCTAATGTTGAAACACGCCGGCGTATCTATTGTAATTACGTCCTTTACGGACATAGTTGCTCTGCTTATTGGTGCTATTACGATCCTTCCGTCGTTAAAGTCCTTTTGTATTTATGCCGCCATGGGcgtatttttcatattttgtttttcagttaCGTTTTATGTGGCGGTATTCACATTAGATTTAAAAAGAATTGAAGATAATAGAAACGGAATTCTTTTCTGCTATCAACATAAAAAGCAAATAAGAATTTCAGACAGTAAAACtgtatttcaaacatttttggAACAATTTTACAAACGAGTCGTATTTACAATTCCCGGCAAAATCgtcgtaattttatttactttaattattactGGTTTTAGTATACAAGCTATTCTTCACTTGGAGCAAAGATTTGACCCGAAGTGGTTTATTCCTGACGACACGtattataaagattttcttAATGCTAACGAAGTTTACTATCCCGAAGAGGGAAATATGGCCATGGTATTTTTAGGTGAAATGAACTATAATAAagaattcattaaaatacatGATATGATTCAGGAATTAAAAAAGGAAACTTATATTTATGATGTAAGTACTTGGGTTGAACATTTTCATCAATATGTTTTACAAAACTATAATCGCGATCTCGTAAAAAATGCTTCAGCATTAACGGACCAAGAATTTAATAGACATTTGTCAAGATTTCTATACAGTCCTATTGGTGGCAGATttcaagttaattttaaattcgcTGAAACGTTCGCATGTGGTATTCCAGCTACACAAATAAAGGCTTCAACAATGCTTTTCAATTTTGCAAAATTTAGAGGCCCTGAAGAATATATACCAGCTATGAATCATGTAAGAAATATTGTCAAAACTACAAATATAACAACTGGTGATGGGTATCGCAGCGTTTGGTCAAAAGTATTTGCAAATTGGGTCACTGATGAAATAATAGCAGTCGAAGTCGAAAGGAACATAGAGCTGGCACTACTTTGTGTAATGCTTTGcactgttattttaataacaaatctGCAAATGTGTTTATggatatttgtttgtgttttattaactATTCTCAATGTATTAGGTTGTATGCAAAGATGGGGTATGACTGTAGATATAGTGTGTTGTATAGGTCTCGAGCTCGCGACTGGTTTGTGTGTAGATTACGCTGCTCACGTTGgacatacatttttaacattgaCAGAAGGCTCTAGTTCAGAAAGAGCGTTCAAAACAGTCACTTCCATTGGATCTGCGGTAATGTTGGGCGGTGGCTCCACTTTCCTGTCACTATCTCTTCTTAGTATGTCCAAAGCGTATACTTTCCAATCCTTCTTTAAAATTTTCCTCCTAGTTATATTATTTGGTTTGTTTaatggtttaatatttttaccagTAGGTTTGTCGTTAATAGGGCCCGACGCGTACAAACCTAAGAAGCATAAAATCGCAGCTGAAATGGTAGAGTTGAATGGAAATAATGGGACCATTGAAAAACAGTTAGAAGATGGAtgaactggatttatttcagtAAATTAAGGTGTTTAATACTTACACGTGATACTCAATACAGTTATATGTgataactaagtaataaaatgtaattgtgGATTAGTGTCACTATTGTTAACTGGAAAAGATACGTTGAAGTATCAATTCCATAAGTAGTAATTtttttgaatgaaatgaaagaaTTGCAAACACGTGAATTACCGTCACGTGCTTGTCCTTACAAATCATGTCAAACGTATGCGGTATTACCTAAGTACGTATTGGTATCGTTACGTAACGGTGCCGGTGCTGTCTATTAAACTGGTACAACTTagaaaatagtttaagtaggtttttttataaatataggcGATAAGTTCCTATTTTGTATGATACTTCAATTTGTAACCGCCACTAACAACTAAGGATTATAATTCTTACCCTAATAAACATGTTATTTGTCTAAGTTTAGGTGAAGTAAATGAAACGAAAACTCAATTCGAATCAAATGTAACTTTAAGTGCCTGGGTGTTTTAGAATACCATTTAATTaaggtttaatatgaaattaggtAAAAATTGCTCAAAAGCCTATCAACTAACTCTGGTTAGTTTAGAAAAATTAGTAGAAGAAGTATAAtgcatgacatttttttttgtaaaattctctCTTACCTGTGTATCTGGATAATACTGGTTtggtgattataataattgtacgaCAATATTGCAGTTTTGTTAACcagtgtgaacttgtatttctACATTTATAAATCACATTATAAATTACGAATGATGTAAGGATATTAAAAGACTGGTACGTGCTCAGTGTTGTATTCAAATTACCTAATTAGTCAAGTGGTGTATCGACGGTGAAGTACCAATACTCCCTAACTGTAAttttttcgaaattttaatCGATATTGTACCTAACTATTGTATGAAAACTCAGGAAATCAATCGTTTTATTTCTTCAATTTGCGTAAAAATTTGGAGTTTGAAGGTCTTGTCAGTTAGGAGGTATTTGGTACTTTGCCGTCGGTATATAACCGCTGGTATAGAATGTGTTCGTCAAGTgcctgattatttatttttacctatatGTTGGTAATGTCGGAATCTActggaaaataaatgttttataactttccgaaacaagtttttttaattcatttcatttagtTAACCAAAAGCcgtataatacctacctacctgttAGAACGCAGTCGCATAGTCAAATGTAAATCTTGACTTCGAATGATTAATAGATTTTCGAATTAAAAGATGTaagaataatttgaataatttctcAAACGATTTACTGCATAATCTATAAATTATGCCACAATACCTGAATTACTACTATAAACTACAACGGCTTTACGCGTAGCCggtgtagattttttttatgaaattaaaaaataggtacttatgtatttctaaaataatattttcagctAAGCAACTCCTAtgctttttcatttcattcacatACAAATCTATTTTTGTACTCTGATTTCAAAGTTAATCAATGTGTGGATTAAGTAGTTAGAAGTGTACTGATtactacaaattaaatattgtgcAATGATAGGCTGACTGAGATTACACGCGttagattaaattaaatctaattagCCAATCCGATAGCACACGCACTGTAATTGGCTACCGTTCTGTgataattagtaattagtaaatctatcttattaaatatcaattttataaacCATACTTGAAAAGGGACGGACGTGTCAACTTACGCATTTAAAAAGCTTAGTCTGACATGTATCAACAAGATAGAAATACTAAAAAATGCaagaaaaacaacaattaaattcTGGGctgaaataattaatatttttttaatataacaaattgtgaaaagtgggtgtacctaaattgtatagcggcattgtgtaccgtaatgtgcaccccttcggggataaaaggcgtgatgtttttATTAGGATAGGATACATGTTTGATAGAAACTAgcacataattatattggtatattatttcattgtagcataaaattgtaatttaatttcgcTAGAAACTTCTATACATGCATCCTCTCAATGACCGTTAAGATAACCGTCAAAGGGGATATCATTCTGATCTTGACGCAATCAAATAATTGGCGTTTACTAGCGTCTTGAAGTGGCCGATCGGTTACTACGTGGAACGACCTATTGCACTAGTCTGTTAGTATTAGATATCGTCAGAATAATTGAAATAGGTCTGATAAAATGTGACTAgaagtatgtatttaattagttaCAAACATTGGAAGTTATTAAGTATTtccaatttaaactttataccTAAGTGTACCTCTAAGGGCGCAAAATGAAGCATGCATTAATGATCCTATTAAAAAATAGGTTTAAAAGAAATTCTCTCTCTTCCAATCATGTCAAAACTAACAACTAAATAGCAAAATCTTCAGAAATATTTGACCCTTTAAAACCTAAACCGAGCAGTTGTAGGACCGTTGCGTCGGTGCTTTTAATCTACGGTATACCGGATCCGATAAATAAGAGGTTCGGAAACTCACTAGAACAAAAGGACGTAGTTATCAAACGGTGACGTGGACTAAACAGGATGGCTATGATGTGTTCCTGATTAGCTAATGACCAGTCTACCTAACTGAGAAATTGCTCTCTGAACCGTCATCGCGTCACTACTCactacagatatttttttactcatgagtacctacatactttgACCATATGTTTTAAAGAAAAGCTAAGACTTACTTAACATGTTAACCGCCACATCGGTCACTGGTGGTCGACGCTTAGcgggaagatttgccttcaataatTTTCTGCCGACAGTCAACGGTTTAAGAAAAAGCTTACTTTTTCGTTATTTGGCTACACGGGGTATCGTTACCGAAACTTTTAAATACCATTAGTCTACTACTAAATCCgcatttcaatatatttaaccTGTTTTCCTTGAAGAGATGTTAGTTGAATAAACTATGATAATGTAAACTTAACTACTTAAgcaatatttcttaaaatagaatgcagtaataaaactataaaatccagcatttattttaatctcatAATCAAACGAAAAAGATATAAAAGTAGACGTAACACGAATACAAATCTGCAAATTACTTTTTATCGTGATTATCAACTTATTCACATAACCTGAAAGGAAGGTCGTTAGGACTAGTTAAGAAGGTAACTTTATATAAGTCACTTTGCCTAATCTAAAAACATACTAATTAAATACCCATAGGCTCAAAgtgagccggagctgcggactacttagcgggtttatcggggctccggctcgaaaagcaggagtaggaacagagtggattttagtcagtaagagtttcacactcccactcgccttaCCCAGGGCGAGAGAAGACGTTGGGTGATTGTCAcctcttaaaaaaagatttagtAAATCGTGAGGTTTACGAAATCTGTACTAGCAATACCCGTTTTTTAGTTCTTTCCTTAAAATCTTTATAAAGCAAAAACTGCGTATTACATTTACCAAAATATCACCAAATATTGCGTAGATTCTTTGATACCTTAACCTGTTTTCCTTAACTATAAATatatgtgtttataaataatatctaaaatcGATTAATTTGAATAAGTATGGGTATGTAAATCAGGCATTCATCAGACGTTCGTTCAACTGGCTGCATACACCATATTAAGGTAGGGCCAAGTAGGTAggataatcatatttttataatgactagactagactaggtaggtacgtaaaatgtaggtattacCTACTTTAATTTGGGAAAACCAGTCGTCTaggttttatgtatatttatttttagatattcgTTAATGTATAGTTACTTCTTTATAATTCCgtttttacatataatatgaaGAATCTACtttgaataatttatgtaatagttattacaagtatttgtatttatacaatattcaattctattaataaaagtagagttacatttttatgtgaaaatattAAAGGTTGAACGTTTTATTAGGCTAGAGTTGGTAGCTATTTTGCTTATAAACTTGTATGTCTGCAGGATACGCTATTTATTTGTAGACCGGACAGACATTGAAATATTGattacaaatatcacatttcctttgtacaaatgaaaaataatttatcaatatgTCCGAACAGTAACGGATACCTAATGATatctaaaaatactaataatatttaatgaatgaaGAAGCGCAGTTACTAAAAGGTAAAATGAAAATGGATCCTAAGCACGCACTTAACAAAGCAAACAAAAGATCATTATCAGTACAAGCAGAAGTACTTATTGAGTAACTGCATACATTCTTGCATTCACACACACGTGCATAAAAACAACTGCGACGTTCATAAATAGGTACGGTACCCAAGCTTTGAATAACCTTAATTATTGAATCATAGCTATTTAGTCATAGGAAAGAGAGGACAAGGTAAAGATagagaaatacaataaaaagataGAGATTAGGCAATAGCACTCCAATTTAAACTACGATTCCGAAACCCCAACCCACCTACTAAGGAGGTTATGGCAGGCGTAAGGGTTCATTCTAAAGGTTCTCTTACGTAGAGGAGGCCCACTGACTAGCTGTCGGCAGCGTTTAACGGTAATGGTAAATGGCAAATGCACTTAATTTGCCATTAGAAAACTTGCattttggaaaataatattacGCTGCTTTTTATCTTGTTTGTATAGGATTTGGGCATACCTGAGAGAAATCTTTTGAATTGCAAACCCCAATGTGATTAAGAAGAAACAAATgctttaaccttttgaccgccagagcataaacgcttcgctgtgccctccacgccaagccacaaattcaacgaaataaccttgaaaatattagggattccaaaatgttatcgataaaccaaagtgagtaataattttcgtctgaaatttttttgaataaactgtttataacataaaaagaatatttatttaacctaatctcccactgtaataaacttaagaccacattaatagcaactatcaataaaatatcaaccttttgagacacaaaaatacatataaaattgcagcaagttacagcactattatctatcagttacgcgccattggcatgtatacatgccaatggcgcgggcaactatccattttttttaatctctcgtttatgattagggatgtagctgaataatgtaacttatcgagttcatttatgtattaggtaatcaaatttgaaaactgctaaataggtacagattttagtgatattatttatacactttcatattcttaaaatagttgccttgtatttgtaaaatgtcacatgaaacttaaaaataaaaaaatcaacaatcgtatttatttattatgctcattaacagccttgtaattgaaaccgtcacttgaaacttaaaaatatataaaaaatcaacaattgtgtataattattatgctcaaTATcagccttgtatttgtaaaatgacacatgaaacttaaaaatataaaaaaatcaacaatcgtatttatttattatgctcattaacagccttgtaattgaaaccgtcacgtgaaacttaaaaatatataaaaaatcaacaattgtgtataattattatgctcaatatcgataatattgaaaatatagtaaatatgctattatacccaagaatttttcagtttaaaatatagtatatttaccttttttctcagagactaaggttatatatatatatactttttaatagttattacaaaaaataagcgagtcatttagctgaagttttaatattacttgaattacactacatcactagtaggcatgtatacatgccattggcgcgagagaacatgcttttttagccgatatttaagttgtttttatcaatcaaatattagaataactatattgcaattttgttcactgtgtacaattatgtaataactgggtattcagttcttaagatacatcaataaaacacgtgaaagtaatgatttaatgtgtttattttgtttttctctgtgatctgtttcttggcatctatagatgtcggtggcgcacagggcacgcttgcgcatgacatctatacatgccattggcgttcaaaaggttaatatttttttgtcttgtCTGTTATACGTGTAGGTATTTGCCAAGTGCTCATATTTATGGGTACTACGTCCGAATATAGGCATAGGTTCTATGTATATCTTTACCGCTTAGTTACTAAATTCTGTTCtcaatttttttccaaatttggATTAGAATGATAAAGTTTCTAGgcatatattttatgataagaCTTCTCCAAATAGACTTTATGATAAGGAATAGTGTTTTAGATATCAACTTGATATAAAAACTAATTCTAACTTTATTTACCAATGACCGGTTATTGCATAGACACGACAGACATATTCTCAGGAAGGTGCCTCTCTCTCGGAAGGTACCTAGGGTAGTGATGAATGATGAGTctttaatactttgactgccaacaaaaatctattgaaggcaaatcctctgttAGGGCCAGTCAATTTTAACCCCAAATGGCGGTTAATGTAACAAAGGGGTTCAAAACTTTAAagcattttcatttatttccaGAGGTCGGTTAGGACAAAATGTCGGAGAGTACAGTTACGGCAGTGATTGGTCAAAGCGGTCCCTCTCACGCCTGTATTGCTTCTGAAGGTTATAAGACAGAGTTACAGTTATTTTTAGACAACGCACCAACCATTCATAATAATGAAAGCAATCTTAGAAAGGAACACAAAACATCTTTGTCAACCACTTCAATGAAATTGCATAAAATATGCCAGTGACTTATTGCTATGAGATATTTAATTATCTAAAGTACCAACGCTATTTAATCCGATTATTACTTGTGACGTCGGTACGCAGTAAAGATTAGATTTAGAAATTGATTATGTATCTACTAgaaagtaatttttatattttcctacGAATCTTATTTTCAATCTCCACGAAGTCGTTCCCGAACTGGTTGGCTTACACTGAGTAATAATTGAACCAGCAATAGTTAACGGAGCAGTTACTTGCTCTCCCACAACACTTGAAGCACCAAACTCGTTTGACATTACATCATTCAgacctattttaaaatcaataactaTTATGCTAATGGGATAACTACACGTGTAACTTTAACCGTGACCTCCATAGATCAGAAATAAGCCATTGTCAGGATTTTTTTGCACTTTTATCTCTATAGGACAAAGCCTTGGCTGATATGGAACCGGGAAATGCGCAGCAATCCAAGTAGTGTTGTTACTCATAATAAAGTAGCCGTGAATTAAAATATGATACACAATAAACAAGTTGGTAAATATAACGTTATCAGCAAAGCGTCAATGAACAAACATCGTGATGATAATGTTCATACTAACATGAAGGAACTAGTTTGTTGTgagtgattttaattaaattatttgcttGTTTATCAAGAATCGCCATTTTTCGAGAATTTATCCGTGGGCTTTGTTGCTAAGTTTTGTAGTGTGATGTTAGATAGCCTTTAACCTccaaaaacaaaagttttattcTTGAAATTTTTCGGCTATCTTGTTTAGCTTTAAGTATTTTACGAATTTTTAAGAATAAGGAACACTGGTTTCgtcattagtttttaataagttccttcaagtgtgggagagttatGC
Coding sequences within it:
- the LOC118268585 gene encoding protein patched homolog 1-like, which codes for MPKDKSFRSPQKLWESVSSKSVHIVEGLFFKLGVAVARHPWKTVLFTFSFVLLSCIGLLRFHIEKNPMNLWVPPESDFYYDTNWYIDTFGTGFRLQKVIITADNVLEPEVLSAINNITKKINSIQVKYKNEEYSLKELCYKVPIVNFYNAGRVKRSLEMLPENSAHSNTSASGVSDFSDPTLWVNDEFYCDFLESFQFTCYRLNILDLWKNNQEEINQATKHDIVEKINKIKVNPTSGHPYDYTKLFGAMKYDEHGDIISAGSIMLTWFTQVNMTNIDVNEVGNLVGTEDWVSIPLAMWESEFLDLMESISHNFSDINIYYEAGRSFADISGKAMFDELDKLFLGILLMFLYIQFALSRYNWLEIKLTLGSVGLLCVGLAYITAVSWCSVLGISFGPIHSSLPFLLMGLGIDDMFVMNACWNNLPDSAAKKTLPVKVGLMLKHAGVSIVITSFTDIVALLIGAITILPSLKSFCIYAAMGVFFIFCFSVTFYVAVFTLDLKRIEDNRNGILFCYQHKKQIRISDSKTVFQTFLEQFYKRVVFTIPGKIVVILFTLIITGFSIQAILHLEQRFDPKWFIPDDTYYKDFLNANEVYYPEEGNMAMVFLGEMNYNKEFIKIHDMIQELKKETYIYDVSTWVEHFHQYVLQNYNRDLVKNASALTDQEFNRHLSRFLYSPIGGRFQVNFKFAETFACGIPATQIKASTMLFNFAKFRGPEEYIPAMNHVRNIVKTTNITTGDGYRSVWSKVFANWVTDEIIAVEVERNIELALLCVMLCTVILITNLQMCLWIFVCVLLTILNVLGCMQRWGMTVDIVCCIGLELATGLCVDYAAHVGHTFLTLTEGSSSERAFKTVTSIGSAVMLGGGSTFLSLSLLSMSKAYTFQSFFKIFLLVILFGLFNGLIFLPVGLSLIGPDAYKPKKHKIAAEMVELNGNNGTIEKQLEDG